From one Ochrobactrum vermis genomic stretch:
- a CDS encoding aminotransferase class V-fold PLP-dependent enzyme: protein MSGYFLYHSIGTFPGKAEKVKTALDRYSDIWSAENDAQWPAMLAERGHFIRSWEKLIDAPAGSMTTAENVTLALYNLIGALPEELLRGRRILAAADCFPSLHFLLAGLQARFGFTLETVPMRPGESFVRDEDFVDAWGSDVAIALITWVSSTTSKRADLDLISNHGRQQGTIIVADVTQGVGIRPFSAGEIDVVVGSSLKWLCGSSGAGVIYVRPGLLATCKPELRGWFSQPNPFSWDLDRFAYADDARRFDHGTPAVLAAIASQPGLDFVSATGVDVLARHNERLTGMIVDRVAANPALTLVSPEKSEERGGSVMAQAVSAEKASAIVTALKADSFYCDCRSRILRFSPGSVTSLAETEALCDALDSLTIG from the coding sequence ATGAGCGGTTATTTTCTCTATCACTCGATAGGTACCTTTCCGGGTAAAGCGGAAAAAGTGAAAACGGCACTCGACCGTTACTCGGATATATGGTCGGCAGAAAATGACGCTCAGTGGCCGGCAATGCTGGCGGAGCGCGGACATTTCATCCGAAGCTGGGAGAAGCTGATTGATGCTCCTGCCGGATCCATGACGACTGCGGAGAATGTGACGCTCGCCCTTTACAATCTGATCGGTGCGCTGCCTGAGGAATTATTACGCGGACGCCGAATTCTGGCTGCGGCTGATTGCTTTCCTAGTCTGCATTTTCTGCTGGCCGGGTTGCAGGCTCGGTTTGGGTTTACGCTTGAAACCGTACCCATGCGACCGGGCGAGAGTTTTGTACGTGACGAGGATTTCGTCGATGCCTGGGGCAGCGATGTGGCGATTGCGTTGATAACATGGGTGTCGTCTACCACATCGAAGCGTGCCGACCTGGACCTGATCAGTAATCACGGCAGGCAACAGGGTACGATCATCGTTGCTGATGTCACCCAGGGCGTCGGCATTCGTCCCTTTTCCGCAGGAGAGATTGATGTCGTGGTGGGATCGTCTCTCAAATGGCTTTGTGGAAGTTCGGGAGCAGGGGTAATCTATGTGCGTCCGGGGTTGCTGGCTACATGCAAGCCGGAATTGCGTGGCTGGTTTAGTCAACCCAATCCGTTTTCATGGGATCTCGATAGGTTTGCTTATGCCGACGATGCGCGGCGCTTCGATCATGGGACGCCTGCCGTGCTGGCGGCTATAGCCTCGCAACCCGGCCTTGATTTCGTTTCCGCGACGGGTGTCGACGTGCTGGCCCGGCACAACGAACGGTTGACCGGTATGATTGTGGATCGGGTGGCTGCCAACCCTGCGCTGACACTGGTCTCTCCGGAAAAGTCTGAAGAACGCGGCGGCAGCGTAATGGCACAGGCGGTATCCGCTGAAAAGGCATCGGCGATAGTGACCGCACTGAAGGCAGACAGTTTTTACTGCGATTGCCGCAGTCGGATTCTGCGGTTTTCGCCCGGCTCGGTGACCTCTCTGGCTGAAACGGAAGCCTTGTGCGATGCGCTGGACAGCCTGACCATAGGTTAA
- a CDS encoding GntR family transcriptional regulator — translation MIGETRLSKVSSRVTVQDGVYEQLRQALMWGSFEPSQAVTIASLAAEFGTSHMPVREALRRLAAENGLEIARNGSARVPDISRARLDDICRVRVALEGLATELATPRMKTADIDRCLTLAQEHEALGQEGKIYEMLRKNQEFHFTIYELSGSETLPQMIETLWLRLGPYMRLLSNHVRQQVDKGIIHPYSAYHYEMLDAIRAGDAKKAGSLMVQDIEATQRLLQKLC, via the coding sequence ATGATCGGTGAAACCCGTCTGTCGAAAGTATCATCGCGCGTAACTGTACAGGACGGTGTCTACGAACAGCTTCGCCAAGCTTTGATGTGGGGCTCGTTCGAGCCGTCGCAGGCGGTGACGATCGCTTCGCTTGCCGCAGAGTTCGGCACGAGCCATATGCCTGTACGCGAGGCGTTGCGACGGCTCGCAGCGGAAAACGGACTGGAAATTGCCCGCAACGGATCGGCACGTGTTCCCGATATATCACGGGCGCGGCTGGATGATATTTGTCGGGTCCGCGTTGCCCTCGAAGGGCTCGCCACCGAACTTGCTACGCCACGGATGAAGACCGCCGATATTGACCGCTGTCTGACACTCGCCCAAGAGCACGAAGCTCTCGGTCAAGAAGGCAAGATTTATGAGATGTTGCGCAAGAACCAGGAATTTCATTTCACGATCTACGAATTATCGGGATCGGAAACATTACCTCAGATGATTGAAACTCTGTGGCTGCGGCTCGGACCCTATATGCGTCTTCTTTCCAACCATGTTCGCCAACAAGTGGATAAGGGGATTATCCATCCGTATTCAGCCTATCATTACGAAATGCTGGATGCCATTCGTGCCGGCGACGCGAAAAAGGCGGGTAGCCTGATGGTCCAGGACATCGAAGCGACGCAGCGGCTTTTGCAGAAACTCTGTTAG
- the pcaF gene encoding 3-oxoadipyl-CoA thiolase produces the protein MSEAFICDYIRTPIGRFGGALSSVRTDDLAAIPLKALVERNPALDCEAIEDVIFGCANQAGEDNRNVARMAALLAGFPVTATGTTINRLCGSGMDAVLAAARAIRAGEAELMIAGGVESMSRAPFVLPKADSPFSRRAEIHDTTIGWRFVNPVMKAQYGIDSMPETGDHVAVDYAVTRADQDEFALRSQKKAATAQSNGRLAQEITPVSIPQRKGDPVIVSADEHPRETTLDALAKLKPINRLEGATVTAGNASGVNDGAAALIIASEAAARKFGLTPVARVLGGATAGVPPRIMGIGPAPASQKLMTRLGMRQEQFDIIELNEAFASQGLATLRLLGVADDDVRVNPNGGAIALGHPLGMSGARITGTAALELKLGGGRFALATMCIGVGQGIAIALERV, from the coding sequence ATGAGCGAAGCTTTCATCTGCGACTATATCCGCACACCCATAGGGCGTTTCGGCGGGGCTTTGTCCAGCGTCCGCACGGACGATCTTGCCGCTATTCCGCTCAAGGCACTTGTCGAGCGCAATCCTGCGCTGGATTGCGAAGCGATAGAGGACGTGATTTTCGGCTGCGCCAATCAGGCAGGGGAAGATAATCGCAATGTTGCGCGTATGGCGGCACTGCTTGCCGGTTTTCCCGTTACCGCCACCGGTACGACGATCAACAGGCTTTGCGGTTCCGGGATGGACGCCGTGCTCGCTGCGGCGCGCGCCATTCGTGCAGGCGAAGCAGAGCTTATGATTGCGGGTGGCGTGGAAAGCATGAGCCGTGCGCCCTTTGTTTTACCTAAAGCAGACAGCCCGTTCTCGCGCCGTGCAGAAATCCACGATACGACAATTGGCTGGCGCTTCGTCAATCCAGTAATGAAAGCCCAATACGGCATCGACTCCATGCCGGAGACCGGGGACCATGTGGCTGTCGATTATGCAGTCACGCGCGCCGATCAGGATGAATTTGCCTTGCGCAGCCAGAAGAAGGCCGCGACGGCACAAAGCAATGGTCGGCTGGCGCAGGAAATCACACCCGTTTCCATCCCTCAGCGCAAGGGTGATCCCGTGATCGTCAGTGCTGACGAACATCCACGCGAAACCACCCTTGATGCGCTGGCCAAACTGAAGCCAATCAACCGGCTGGAAGGCGCAACGGTTACGGCTGGCAATGCGTCAGGCGTCAATGATGGAGCTGCGGCACTCATCATCGCTTCGGAAGCGGCTGCCCGCAAATTCGGCCTCACGCCTGTTGCTCGGGTTCTGGGTGGCGCGACGGCTGGCGTTCCTCCACGCATCATGGGTATCGGCCCAGCCCCAGCAAGCCAGAAACTGATGACACGGCTGGGAATGAGGCAGGAGCAGTTCGACATAATCGAACTGAATGAAGCCTTTGCCAGCCAGGGATTGGCCACGTTGCGCCTTCTTGGGGTTGCCGATGACGACGTCCGCGTCAATCCGAATGGCGGTGCCATTGCTCTCGGACATCCGCTCGGCATGTCCGGAGCGCGCATCACCGGCACAGCAGCGCTGGAACTGAAACTCGGCGGTGGTCGCTTTGCTCTCGCCACGATGTGCATCGGCGTAGGACAAGGCATCGCCATTGCGCTCGAAAGGGTTTAG
- a CDS encoding 3-hydroxyacyl-CoA dehydrogenase NAD-binding domain-containing protein → MADRREFSPAVTGTVVDGILVVTVDNPPVNATSAEVRKGFAAAIHHASAEAAIRATVLSGAGKIFIGGADIREFGKPPVEPTLPDVITIIESADKPVVAAINGPALGGGLEVALAAHARIASTSASFALPEVKLGIVPGAGGTQRLPRLIGLFAALDMIATGRQIAPEEAQQLALIDQISSGDLVADAMALANTLVGKPLRRTGDLPVTAPDATAFEQAKAKILKKARGATAPGEAARLVQLSTTVSIAEGLAEERATFIRLRESEEAAALRHLFFAERAAGKVDGMEAKPLALSTIGIAGTGLMGSGIAVACLAAGYNVIGYETTADAAAKGHARISDMIQKAVDTGRLSAEAADAQRAKLSVSAEMTALADADLVIEAVFDDFTVKASLFRELDALLPAATILATNTSYLNPDELAAVTNRTDRVLGLHFFSPANIMRLLEVVRCAETSDETLATGIAFARKIKKLPIVTGVCEGFIGNRMFSAYRTEAEKMLAEGAYPEDIDRAMEAYGFPMGLFAVYDMAGLEIAWARRKRAAASRDPKLPYFDVADKLCEAGRFGRKTGLGWYRYADGVRASDPDVHALIDDYRARNAIVPRNFSDDAIMQRLLAAMAQEGQALLEEGIARHSDDIDLVLVNGYGFPSIKGGPMFATRQTGETR, encoded by the coding sequence ATGGCCGATAGACGCGAATTCTCCCCCGCTGTGACAGGCACGGTTGTCGATGGCATTCTTGTCGTCACGGTCGACAACCCGCCGGTCAATGCCACCTCCGCCGAGGTGCGCAAAGGTTTTGCCGCAGCCATTCACCATGCTTCCGCAGAAGCGGCGATCCGCGCGACTGTGCTGAGCGGTGCGGGCAAGATCTTCATCGGCGGGGCGGACATTCGCGAATTCGGCAAGCCGCCGGTCGAACCGACATTGCCGGACGTGATCACGATCATCGAAAGCGCCGACAAACCCGTGGTGGCCGCGATCAACGGCCCCGCTTTGGGCGGCGGGCTTGAGGTTGCACTTGCCGCTCACGCCCGCATCGCTTCGACCAGCGCCTCTTTTGCCCTGCCGGAAGTCAAGCTTGGGATCGTGCCCGGTGCAGGCGGCACACAGCGCCTGCCTCGGTTGATCGGGCTATTTGCCGCTCTCGACATGATCGCCACGGGACGCCAGATTGCCCCCGAAGAAGCGCAGCAACTGGCCCTGATAGACCAGATATCGAGCGGCGATCTCGTGGCCGATGCCATGGCGCTTGCCAATACGCTGGTCGGCAAGCCTTTGCGCCGGACCGGCGATTTGCCTGTTACCGCACCGGATGCCACCGCCTTTGAACAGGCCAAAGCCAAGATACTGAAGAAAGCGCGTGGGGCGACCGCCCCCGGCGAAGCGGCGCGACTGGTGCAGCTTTCGACAACGGTCTCTATTGCCGAAGGTCTGGCCGAAGAACGCGCAACCTTCATTCGCCTGCGTGAGAGCGAAGAGGCCGCCGCCTTACGGCACCTGTTTTTTGCCGAACGTGCCGCTGGAAAAGTGGACGGCATGGAGGCAAAGCCTCTGGCGCTTTCCACTATCGGCATTGCCGGAACCGGCCTGATGGGATCGGGCATTGCCGTTGCCTGTCTTGCCGCTGGTTACAACGTCATCGGCTATGAAACGACGGCAGACGCAGCCGCCAAGGGCCATGCGCGGATCAGCGATATGATCCAGAAGGCTGTCGATACCGGCAGGCTTTCCGCTGAGGCCGCTGACGCCCAACGCGCGAAGCTCTCCGTCAGCGCCGAGATGACAGCGCTTGCCGATGCCGATTTGGTCATCGAAGCCGTCTTCGATGATTTCACCGTCAAGGCATCGCTGTTTCGCGAGCTCGACGCCTTGCTGCCTGCGGCAACCATTCTGGCAACCAATACGAGCTATCTCAATCCGGATGAGCTGGCCGCCGTCACTAACCGCACCGACCGGGTGCTGGGACTGCATTTCTTCTCGCCAGCCAATATCATGCGGCTCCTGGAAGTCGTGCGGTGCGCGGAAACGTCCGACGAGACGCTTGCAACCGGCATCGCCTTTGCCCGCAAGATCAAGAAGCTGCCCATCGTCACCGGTGTCTGCGAAGGCTTCATCGGCAACCGTATGTTTTCGGCCTACCGCACGGAAGCCGAGAAAATGCTGGCCGAGGGCGCTTATCCCGAAGATATCGATCGCGCCATGGAAGCCTATGGCTTTCCGATGGGGCTCTTCGCGGTTTACGACATGGCCGGGCTGGAAATTGCCTGGGCGCGGCGCAAGAGAGCGGCGGCAAGCCGCGATCCAAAGCTTCCCTATTTCGATGTTGCCGACAAATTATGCGAAGCCGGGCGTTTTGGACGCAAGACTGGCCTCGGCTGGTATCGCTATGCGGATGGTGTTCGCGCCAGCGACCCGGACGTGCACGCGCTGATCGATGATTACCGTGCGCGCAACGCCATTGTTCCTCGCAATTTCAGCGACGACGCGATCATGCAGCGCCTGCTCGCCGCCATGGCGCAAGAAGGGCAAGCCCTGCTTGAAGAAGGCATTGCGCGCCATTCCGACGACATCGATCTCGTTCTCGTCAATGGCTACGGCTTCCCGTCAATCAAGGGTGGCCCGATGTTCGCGACACGTCAGACTGGAGAAACCCGATGA
- a CDS encoding RidA family protein, which produces MHKTLQPQGWARPIGYANGVEARGRTVYIGGQIGWNEQQQFETDDFVEQTEQTLKNIVAILAEAGGGPEHIASMTWYFTDKAEYNANLKGIGRAYRDVIGKHFPAMAAVQVVALVEDRAKIEIQAFAVIPD; this is translated from the coding sequence ATGCATAAGACACTTCAGCCGCAAGGCTGGGCCCGCCCCATCGGATATGCCAATGGCGTTGAAGCGCGTGGGCGCACCGTCTACATCGGCGGCCAGATCGGCTGGAACGAACAGCAACAGTTCGAGACCGACGATTTCGTCGAGCAGACCGAGCAGACATTGAAGAACATCGTCGCCATTCTGGCGGAAGCTGGCGGCGGGCCGGAACACATCGCCTCCATGACCTGGTATTTCACCGACAAGGCTGAATATAACGCCAATCTGAAAGGCATCGGCCGCGCCTATCGCGATGTGATCGGCAAGCACTTCCCCGCAATGGCGGCGGTGCAGGTCGTCGCGCTGGTCGAAGACCGGGCCAAGATCGAAATACAGGCTTTTGCCGTTATACCGGACTGA
- a CDS encoding acyl-CoA dehydrogenase family protein yields MDSSAAKPLTREHLDWPFFDKAHADWAAKLDAFAKSPALASVDHSDTDNACRALVKALGQAGLLEAAVSLTGGEGIDSRKLCIARETLAYHDGLADFAFAMQGLGTGAISLTASDELKQAVLPKVASGEWISAFALSEKLAGSDVAAMSCAARADGDHYVLDGEKTWISNGGIADVYTVFARTGEAPGTRGISAFVVFATDPGFSIAERIDVIAPHPLATIRFDNCRIPASRRLGAPGEGFKIAMRTLDIFRASVAAAALGFARRAASEALSHARSRPMFGGALADLQLTQATLGDMATDIDAAALLTYRAAWRRDVQKLNTTKEAAMAKMVATENAQQTIDKAVQMFGGRGVKSGEIVERLYREIRALRIYEGATEVQKLIIARELLKAN; encoded by the coding sequence ATGGATAGTTCCGCAGCAAAGCCGCTCACGCGGGAGCATCTCGACTGGCCGTTTTTTGACAAAGCCCATGCCGACTGGGCCGCAAAACTCGATGCCTTTGCTAAAAGTCCGGCGCTGGCTAGCGTCGATCACAGCGACACGGACAATGCCTGCCGCGCTTTGGTGAAAGCGCTGGGCCAAGCCGGGCTGCTGGAAGCAGCCGTCAGCCTGACCGGCGGCGAAGGCATCGATTCCCGCAAGCTTTGCATTGCCCGCGAGACATTGGCCTATCATGACGGTCTGGCCGACTTCGCCTTTGCCATGCAGGGCCTCGGCACCGGTGCGATCAGCCTCACCGCATCGGACGAACTCAAGCAGGCCGTGCTGCCGAAAGTGGCAAGCGGCGAATGGATTTCGGCCTTTGCCCTTTCGGAAAAACTGGCAGGGTCCGATGTGGCGGCGATGAGCTGCGCCGCCAGAGCCGATGGCGACCATTATGTGCTCGACGGTGAAAAGACCTGGATTTCCAATGGCGGCATCGCCGATGTCTACACCGTCTTTGCCCGCACCGGCGAAGCACCCGGCACGCGGGGCATTTCGGCTTTTGTCGTTTTCGCCACCGATCCCGGCTTTTCCATTGCGGAACGCATCGATGTGATAGCGCCGCATCCGCTGGCCACGATCCGCTTCGACAATTGCCGCATCCCGGCCTCGCGTCGCCTCGGCGCGCCGGGCGAAGGCTTCAAGATCGCCATGCGCACGCTTGATATTTTCCGCGCATCGGTTGCGGCAGCAGCACTTGGCTTTGCACGCCGTGCAGCCAGCGAGGCGCTGTCCCATGCACGGTCGCGTCCGATGTTCGGCGGCGCTTTGGCCGACTTGCAGCTGACGCAAGCCACGCTCGGTGACATGGCGACCGATATCGACGCCGCAGCACTTCTGACCTATCGCGCAGCATGGCGGCGCGACGTTCAGAAGCTGAACACCACCAAGGAAGCCGCCATGGCCAAGATGGTTGCGACGGAAAACGCCCAGCAAACCATCGACAAGGCCGTCCAGATGTTTGGCGGTCGCGGTGTGAAAAGCGGCGAAATCGTCGAGCGGCTTTATCGCGAGATACGCGCACTTCGCATCTATGAGGGCGCAACGGAAGTGCAGAAACTCATTATCGCGCGCGAACTGCTGAAGGCCAATTAA
- a CDS encoding enoyl-CoA hydratase family protein, which yields MNDSTISMASNLKPFKDYQATHFLWQTSEDGRVATLTLNRPDRKNPLTFESYAELRDLFRNLVYASDVRTIVLTGAGGNFSSGGDVFEIIEPLTKMAMPDLLAFTRMTGDVVKAMRKCPQQIIAAVDGICAGAGAILAMASDLRIATPEAKTAFLFTRVGLAGADMGACGILPRLIGQGRASELLYTGRFMSAYEGERWGFFNALHSQGDLLGKAEALARNIADGPWFAHGMTKTMLNQEWAMGIEELVESEAQAQAICMATQDFRRAFEAFAAKQKPVFEGN from the coding sequence ATGAACGACAGCACGATTTCGATGGCGAGCAATCTGAAGCCTTTCAAGGACTATCAGGCCACGCATTTTCTATGGCAGACAAGCGAAGATGGTCGCGTTGCCACGCTGACCCTGAACCGCCCAGACCGGAAAAATCCGCTGACATTTGAAAGCTATGCCGAGCTGCGCGATCTGTTTCGCAATCTCGTCTATGCCTCCGACGTGCGCACCATCGTGCTGACCGGCGCTGGCGGAAACTTCTCGTCGGGCGGCGATGTGTTCGAGATCATCGAACCGCTGACCAAAATGGCGATGCCCGATCTTCTGGCTTTCACGCGCATGACCGGCGATGTCGTCAAGGCCATGCGCAAATGTCCGCAGCAGATCATTGCCGCCGTTGATGGCATTTGCGCAGGCGCAGGCGCAATTCTGGCCATGGCATCGGATTTGCGCATCGCGACGCCGGAAGCCAAGACGGCCTTCCTCTTCACCCGTGTCGGCCTTGCTGGCGCCGATATGGGTGCATGCGGCATTCTCCCGCGACTGATCGGTCAGGGCCGTGCGTCGGAACTGCTTTATACCGGACGCTTTATGAGTGCCTACGAAGGCGAGCGCTGGGGCTTCTTCAACGCGCTGCATTCGCAGGGCGACCTGCTTGGCAAGGCCGAGGCGCTGGCGCGCAATATTGCCGACGGTCCATGGTTCGCGCATGGCATGACCAAAACCATGCTCAATCAGGAATGGGCAATGGGCATTGAAGAACTGGTGGAATCGGAAGCACAAGCGCAGGCGATCTGCATGGCGACGCAGGATTTCCGCCGCGCCTTCGAGGCTTTCGCCGCCAAGCAAAAGCCCGTTTTCGAGGGGAACTGA
- a CDS encoding SDR family NAD(P)-dependent oxidoreductase, with the protein MNDAAVGLALSGKHALVTGAGSGIGAAIAVGLACAGANVTLAGRRREPLEATAALLDWQRCFIADGFDVTNCEAIATGLDSARAAFGPVSILINNAGEAPSAPFEKTSLDMWSRVLDVDLTGVFNVTQATLDDIKSGGKGGRIVNIASTAGLSGYAYVSAYCAAKHGVVGLTRALALELARKGVTVNAVCPGFTDTPIISRSIAAIVAKTGRSEEDVLAEFVKANPQGRLIQPEEVAETVLWLTSPGAQSITGQAIAIAGGEVMAG; encoded by the coding sequence ATGAACGATGCTGCTGTTGGCCTTGCCCTTTCCGGCAAGCATGCGCTGGTCACCGGCGCCGGTAGCGGCATCGGCGCCGCTATCGCCGTTGGCCTTGCGTGCGCCGGGGCCAATGTGACGCTGGCGGGCCGCCGCCGCGAACCGCTGGAAGCAACCGCCGCCCTTCTGGACTGGCAACGGTGCTTTATCGCCGATGGTTTCGATGTGACCAACTGCGAAGCCATTGCAACCGGGCTGGACAGCGCGCGCGCCGCATTCGGGCCGGTCAGCATTCTTATCAACAATGCCGGGGAAGCACCGAGCGCACCTTTCGAGAAAACCAGCCTCGACATGTGGAGCCGCGTTCTCGATGTAGATCTGACCGGCGTTTTCAATGTGACGCAGGCGACCCTTGATGACATCAAGTCGGGCGGCAAGGGCGGGCGCATTGTCAATATCGCCTCCACGGCGGGCCTGAGCGGCTATGCTTATGTTTCGGCCTATTGCGCGGCAAAGCACGGGGTCGTGGGCCTGACCCGCGCACTGGCGCTGGAACTCGCCCGCAAGGGCGTGACGGTCAATGCCGTTTGCCCCGGTTTCACCGACACGCCGATCATCTCCCGCTCTATTGCGGCCATTGTCGCCAAAACCGGGCGGTCGGAGGAAGATGTTCTGGCAGAATTCGTCAAGGCGAACCCGCAGGGACGCCTGATACAGCCGGAAGAAGTGGCTGAAACCGTGCTGTGGCTGACATCGCCCGGCGCGCAATCGATAACTGGACAGGCGATTGCAATCGCCGGTGGGGAGGTAATGGCAGGATGA
- a CDS encoding bifunctional salicylyl-CoA 5-hydroxylase/oxidoreductase: MRIVCIGGGPAGLYFGLLMKKLHPEHDITVVERNRPYDTFGWGVVFSDATMESMKVWDPESAAEIQDAFNHWDDIEVLFKGTRQRTSGHGFVGIGRKRLLNILQLRCEALGVKLQFETDVESDLDFPDADLIIASDGLNSRIRNRYEDVFEPDMIVRPNRYIWLGTEKLFDAFTFDFRKTDHGWFQAHIYKFDDKTSTFIIETTEEAYQAHGLDQMDQTASIDFCEKLFAETLEGVPLMTNARHMRGSAWLNFSRLICGKWSHFNGNSHVVLMGDAAHTAHFAIGSGTKLAIDDAIELANQFQKLGHGKEGIPEVLHAYEEIRRVDVARIQNAARNAMEWFEVVGQRYADTLEPEQFMYSMLTRSQRISHENLRLRDKNWLEGYERWFARKQGLNVTEDERCLPPMFTPYTLRGVTLPNRIVVSPMAMYSATDGLIDDFHMVHLGSRAMGGAGLVFAEMTCVSPDARITPGCLGIWNDAQAEGWKRVVDFVHGNSNAKVAMQIGHAGRKGATKLAWEGIDQPLEEGSWPLLSASALPYLKHSQTPKAMDRADMDRVKADFVTATKRAAEAGVDWLELHCAHGYLLSSFLSPLTNRREDEYGGSYENRARYPLEVFHAVREVWPQDKPISVRLSCHDWFEGGNTPEDAAIFADMFKAAGADLIDCSSGQVWKEEKPVYGRLFQTPFSDKIRNEIHIPTIAVGAISEADHANSIIAAGRADLCAVARPHLADPSWALHEAAKIGINSIAWPKQYRSAKYQYEANLARAAAAPQGAK, from the coding sequence ATGCGTATCGTGTGTATTGGAGGAGGTCCGGCTGGCCTTTATTTCGGCCTTCTGATGAAAAAACTTCATCCAGAACATGACATTACGGTCGTGGAGCGGAACCGCCCTTACGACACCTTCGGCTGGGGCGTGGTGTTTTCCGACGCGACCATGGAATCGATGAAAGTCTGGGACCCGGAAAGTGCGGCTGAAATTCAGGACGCCTTCAATCACTGGGACGATATCGAGGTGCTGTTCAAGGGCACGCGCCAGCGCACCAGCGGCCACGGCTTCGTCGGCATCGGGCGCAAGCGTCTGCTCAACATTCTTCAGCTGCGCTGCGAAGCGCTCGGCGTGAAGCTTCAGTTTGAAACCGACGTGGAAAGCGATCTCGATTTCCCGGACGCCGATCTCATCATCGCTTCGGACGGCCTGAACTCCCGTATTCGCAATCGCTATGAGGACGTGTTCGAGCCCGATATGATCGTCCGGCCCAATCGCTATATCTGGCTCGGCACGGAAAAGCTGTTCGACGCCTTTACCTTCGACTTCCGCAAGACTGATCACGGCTGGTTCCAGGCGCATATCTACAAATTCGACGACAAGACCTCGACCTTCATCATCGAAACCACTGAGGAAGCGTATCAGGCGCATGGTCTGGACCAGATGGACCAGACGGCATCTATCGATTTCTGCGAGAAGCTCTTTGCGGAAACGCTGGAAGGCGTGCCGCTCATGACCAATGCGCGCCATATGCGCGGGTCCGCCTGGCTGAACTTCAGCCGTCTGATTTGCGGAAAATGGAGCCACTTCAACGGCAATTCCCATGTGGTGTTGATGGGTGACGCCGCCCATACCGCGCATTTCGCCATCGGCTCGGGCACCAAACTCGCCATCGACGACGCGATTGAACTGGCCAACCAGTTCCAGAAGCTCGGCCACGGCAAGGAAGGCATTCCTGAAGTCCTGCATGCCTATGAGGAAATCCGCCGGGTCGATGTTGCTCGCATCCAGAACGCTGCGCGCAACGCCATGGAATGGTTCGAGGTCGTAGGCCAACGTTATGCCGACACGCTGGAGCCGGAACAGTTCATGTATTCCATGCTCACGCGTTCGCAGCGCATCAGCCACGAAAATCTGCGCCTGCGCGACAAGAACTGGCTGGAAGGTTATGAGCGCTGGTTCGCCCGCAAGCAGGGGCTGAACGTGACGGAAGACGAGCGTTGCCTGCCGCCAATGTTCACGCCCTATACGCTGCGCGGCGTGACGTTGCCAAACCGCATCGTCGTTTCGCCAATGGCCATGTATTCCGCGACCGACGGCCTGATCGACGATTTCCATATGGTGCATCTCGGCAGCCGCGCCATGGGCGGCGCGGGACTGGTCTTTGCCGAAATGACCTGCGTGTCCCCCGATGCACGGATTACCCCTGGCTGTCTCGGCATCTGGAACGATGCGCAGGCCGAAGGCTGGAAGCGCGTCGTCGATTTCGTCCACGGCAACAGCAATGCCAAGGTTGCCATGCAGATCGGCCATGCCGGGCGCAAGGGCGCAACCAAGCTTGCATGGGAAGGGATCGACCAGCCGCTGGAAGAGGGTTCATGGCCGCTTCTGTCTGCTTCCGCCCTGCCCTATCTCAAGCACAGCCAGACGCCGAAGGCGATGGACCGCGCCGACATGGACCGGGTGAAAGCGGATTTTGTCACTGCCACCAAACGCGCTGCAGAAGCGGGCGTCGATTGGCTGGAACTGCACTGTGCGCATGGCTATCTTCTGTCGAGCTTCCTCTCGCCGCTCACCAACCGGCGCGAGGACGAATATGGCGGCAGCTACGAAAACCGTGCGCGCTATCCGCTGGAAGTCTTTCATGCAGTCCGCGAAGTCTGGCCGCAGGATAAGCCGATCTCGGTTCGCCTTTCCTGTCACGACTGGTTTGAAGGCGGCAACACGCCGGAAGATGCCGCCATTTTTGCAGACATGTTCAAAGCCGCAGGCGCCGATCTGATCGACTGTTCGTCGGGTCAGGTCTGGAAGGAAGAAAAGCCGGTTTATGGCCGTCTGTTCCAAACCCCGTTCTCCGACAAGATCCGCAACGAAATCCACATTCCGACGATTGCCGTCGGCGCGATTTCGGAAGCCGATCATGCCAATTCGATCATTGCGGCTGGGCGCGCCGATCTCTGCGCCGTGGCCCGTCCGCATCTGGCCGATCCGTCCTGGGCGCTGCATGAGGCGGCAAAAATTGGCATTAATTCCATCGCGTGGCCGAAGCAATATCGCTCCGCCAAGTATCAGTATGAAGCCAATCTCGCCCGCGCCGCCGCTGCGCCGCAAGGCGCGAAATAG